A segment of the Myotis daubentonii chromosome 6, mMyoDau2.1, whole genome shotgun sequence genome:
GAGCAGTGCTCCATCTCTTACTCAATAATTCACAATAAATAATACACTTATGTGCTAGAATAGtctagaaaacatattttaaaattgggaaatttttattttaaaatgcatataagtAATTGTTAAatgtataaaagagaaaattttccttttatgaAGAAGCTTAAGTGGCCCCATGATTTGAAGtaaatcttaataaaataaaatgttaaatgatgATTTGTCAGGGCTCTTTTGGGGAGACTTATTTCTAAGGTGAGTAACTTTTAATAAAGATGAAGCCCTTGGGAGCAAGACGGCAAATAAAAACGATAAcagtatttcaaaacaaaacaaaagtaataTTAATGGTactgaaaaaataaactaataattgtttttattctatCCCTAAGATTGCTACAAATGTTTGAAACCCTAAAAGTCCCTCCCCCAAAACTGAAAGATTTAACTAACATGTCAAGTCTACTGAAAATGGAAAGGGCCCGTCACAGGGCCAATGAAGAAGGCCTGGCGTCATTGCAGGTATGGGAATGAACAGGGCGTCCATGCCTTGGGGGACGAGGAAGAGACCAAAAGGCTTTTGAAATTATTATGATGTTCTCCTGGCAATAAATGCTAGATCTTGGACCaggtttgttcattaaattctttttttttttaacgctAACCAAAAACTTCACCTACACTTGGGGCCTCTAAAGTTAAGTATTTCTAATATATTAGTGACTAAGTAACtgtcttgtgttttttttatcagACTTTATAACTGAACTATCtgagtgatttttaaaactatttttatttatttcagagaggaaaggagagcgagagagagagagatagaaacatcaatgatgagagagaatcattgatctctgcctcctgtacaaccctcactggggatcaagtccacaacccgtgcatgtgcactgatggggaatcgaactgtgaccacctggttcataaatcaacactcaatcactaagccacactggccaggctattttagtattttttattaggAACTCATCACTAAATGCTGTAGAatttgaaaacattaatttttccaCCCTATACTTCATTGTCAGGAACAcagttatcatcatcatcattgttatttttttttaattgcttaaagtattacaaagggtattacatatgtgtccatttttcccccccgccccattgtTATTATAACTAACATGTAATTAGGGCTTTCTTTGTTCTAGGCACTTTTCTAAGCACTTATAGTTATATTCCTTAATCCTCACAAGGATTTAGAGAGGTCTATGCTCTGTTATCCTCATGCTACAAATGTGAAAAAGACATACTGACATTTCTGGCTTAACCTTAGACAAACTGCTTAAAATTGTAGTGCAGACCTAGCCAGTCCAATGTCAGAGCATGATTCTTAATCATTATGCTGTAGAAGCTACTGAGAAATAACATTAGCTGTTATCATTAACTTCAGCCTTGTACTTAGTGGATACTTGAACAATTAAGAAAAGCACCTTACTGGGAGattacttcataaattatataactgtttaatcactatgctgtacacatgaaactaatataaataatattgcatgtcaactgtaatttaaaaagtttttaaagagtACAGGCAAAtcaaatatagatatagatatagatatagatatagatatagatatagagaaagAAGCAACTTTAAGTGACTTATTGGATAATTCTAAAAAGTAGAGCATATTGGACCATATATCCCTTAGTCATTTTGACATTGTTTGTAGATGTGGTGCTTAGGTCTTTGTTAGTAATTCAGTAAGTACAAGGTGGTAGTAGTTCATgcaaggaatgccaaggatttctaatatttcaaaattcacaaataatttattctattttatataatttagataATGTTGGAAGGATTAGTTTCGGAGCAACAAATCTACATATATTATAAATTAATAGGGTGGTGTTTTTAGTGATTACCTGGCTTTCTTCATAGGGTGAGATTACGTTTAATTTCCTCCCAATGTTACTATTTTTCATGGATTATTTTCAGTACTGGCTCTAGTTCTAACAGTTGGATGACATTAttatgggttatttttttttttattttcagattcatTGACGTATAATTGACAAATTCTAAGATTTAAAGTGTGCATCATGGTGATTTTATATAGGTATGCATTGTGTGTGAAAGGATTCCCATCTAGTTAATTATCACATCCATTTCTCATATATCCTTTAGGGAGAGGTATAGATAATATCATTTAAATTCTACTCTTTTAGCAAATTTAAATTAtacaatactagaagcccagtgcactaattcgtgcacgagtagggtcccttggcctggccagggatcggggcccatcagggccgtctcatccagtcctgattggggcttatgggggctggccagtggggagggaccacaggaggttggtcagctagggagggactgtggaagggcttcagggcatgtctggccatctcgcccagtcctgatcagcgggacaccagcagcaagctaacctactggttggagcatctgccccctggtggtcagtgcacgtcatagtgactggttgagcggttgaccaaacagttggacacttagcatattatgcttttattatataggactaggggcccagtgcacgaattagtgcaccttgaaaggaactgtgggctgtgaggctgcggtgggcacatggatgggtctcggcccatcctccacgccacCGCCGGCCCCTCTTGCCgcagcccccggtcccctgtctgtcggcagccccgctcccgccaccgctcccacatgctgacagcgctggccctgttggcacccgctgacggcgcagagcaattggggccggcaccagcagcaaaTACGAGCAGCGGTTGTTGcaccgatcacccctcaggagcagggggaggtggagaagccctcaagggcaATCGGAGCCGGCAGCAGTGTTTGAccatattctgcacagtgagaaaatctgaagtcattttcaaggtccaccatttcttcttttcagtcgggttaAGTTtgtaagctttctaaatctctgttttctggcagttaaatatttcatcctttggtctccctgcatgatctacaataataatctgctttgtgttggtATGTACTGTtttgttgctgacagttacctgaaagagaagttggagtgcttcattgggctggaaaaagtttagctaaatcagaaagcaggtctaattaagcaagtttattctataaaaggctaagttgacttgcacatgcatgatacatataaagctcttgcaccaatcgcacacatgtgtttccatctgtcattgtcgatcgtgaatttggttaacacttctattatagagaaagggcaaatggtgatattaaaatatctcttctaatttcctttcgataagcatgaattcgtgcaccaggccactagtttattataaaggactcAACTTAGGAATAGCCAAAAGGAAGAGATGCCTAAGGGCACAGTATATGGGAAGGGATGCGAGCTTCCATGCCTCTTCAGGCACATCAGCCTCCCAGTTACTTCATGTGAtaaccaacctggaagctctctgaaccccattGTTGGGAGTTTTTATAAAAGCTCCATCACGTAAGCATATTGATTGTTAATTAAGTCTCCAGCCCAGCTCCCCTTCACAGATCAGGGAGTAGGACTGGAAGTTCCAACCATGATCACATGATTGCTTGTTCTGGCAACCAGCCTTCATCCTCTGTGTGTGCATTATCATAAACTCTGGTAAGGTTGAAAGGACTTAAGAATAACAAAAGACGCTCCTCTCACCCCAATCACTCAGAAAATTACAAAGGTTTTTGGTAGCTGTGCCAGGAACCAGGACAAAAATCAAATATAACTAACTATGCTCTTATCccatccttccccaccccccatcacttAGGAGTTACAAAGGTTTTAGaaactctgtgccaggaaccaagGACGAAGACtgaataaatgtatatttcatCTATCACAGTGGTCTGTGGTTTGCTTGATAAGTCAGTTACTTGATAAGTCACTATTCACATTTTGGGCATAAGAGTTCTTCATTGGCATAAGAGAGTCTTTGAACTAGGAGTTTGTAGAatttgtattcattcattttctcttgtgcatTACTTAGAAAGCTTTCTCCTGCTGCAGCCTAGAGTTACTGCTGGTGGTGACTTTCCAAAACCTGGAAAAAAACCCACGTAAGCATGGGAAGGATGTGCATTCTCCACACAGTGGTGGCCCTAGCAGggaatttttttcccccctcgtTATAACAAAATGAGGTTGAACATTAGAGGAACTGCTATACCAAAAAGTGAAGTTACAGAATTCAggaaagaattagaaataaaatgctGGAGGCTAAgaacagtagttagcataataaatgcgAGAAGttctcagaaggctgatggacatcttcagcagggctgaagatctgcatattattacctgctgccaaacagctgagggcaattcccctaacctgataatcctttactgtttaccaaactttacctttgatatgtatatctgctttgctaaagggcaaaatgtattaataaaaagCCATGGGTCCGGAGATTCAGGGAGCTTAGTCACTAGAGCTAAATTTCCACCTGGCTTTCCCCCATgctttccaaatttatatttcttgtgtaGTCTCTAGTCATTTATGCACAGCCCtattccagattcctgaaccctagcTACAGAAAGACTGcggcaataaaagaaaaagcctTTTGGATTTGCCAACTAAATTAGAGTACTAAAGCAAACAAATACAAATGATAATACTTACAATACATAGAAGATGAAATAAGGAGAAAATGTTAAGAATCAAaaagaatgattattttttaaaggtatcgggggaaaaaatggaaaatacaaaAGTTGCAAAATGGGTATGGTAGGAATACCCAAAGAAAATAACCAAAGTAAtggaacaaaattaattttaaaaaatttataatgaaaaaatttagttgttattatttttttaatttttattgattttttacagagaggaagggagaggtatagagagttagaaacatcgatgagagagaaacatcgatcagctgcctcttgcacatcccctactggggatgtgcctgcaaccaagatacatgcccttgaccagaatcgaacctgggacccttcagtctgcaggccgacgctctatccactgagccaaaccagttagggctagtcaTTATTATTAACTCTTCCATCAGTGCTGTTATTCATTTCCTTCTATATGAGTTGAATGGTGGGCCCCGAAAAGTACGTTTAAATCTTAACTCCTGGaatatgaccttatttagaaaGCGAATCTTCCCCGGTGTAATTAAGTTAGGATCTCAAAGTGAAATCATCCTGGATTATCTTGGGTGGGCCCTAGATCCAGTGACAAGTATCCTTGAAGAGATGGAAATGTCCTTTTAAGGGATAGGCATAAAGGAAAGGGCCTTGTACAAACATGCAGAAATTGGAGTGATGCAGCTACAAGGAATGCTGGCAGcctcagaagctggaagaggcaagaaaggaatcttccctagagccttcagagggagcctGCCCACGGATCTTTGTAGTGGCATTCATGGTTCCCAAAACTTGGAAAAaaacaagatgtccttcagtaggtgaatggataaataaacggTGGCACATGTAGACAATGCGATATTAAAATCAGTATTAAAAAGAAAGTAGCTATCAAGCCCACAAAGGCAAGGAGGAAACTTAAAGgtatattattaagtgaaataagccaatctgagaaagctGTGTACTATATGATTGCAACTATATGACATCTGGACTAGACAAAACTGTGGGGACAATAAAAGGATCAGTGATTGCCAGGGTGTGTGGTGAGGGTATACCTTGGGCTCTGCTGGATTTACACAGGGCTTCCAGAATCCGATGCTAGCAGTTTCAGtaagtttttgaggaaatatTCTTGTACGTGAGGTATATCTTTTTGTTTCAGGAAATTAACTTCTTTATAATGCAATATTACAGTGGGCAGTTAGTTCCTAGCAAGTCTGGTTTTTGAAAGAAAAGCATAAATATATTTACCAGTTTCTTTTAGCAGTGTTGCAATATATAAGGGTTTTAAAAGATATGTATATATCTTTGGGggttcatttaataaaatatttaatttgaaatattaactttctctttctgactcaggaagaaatagataaaatagTAGAGACCACAGAAGCAGTGACTGGGGATATCCAGAgcctaaagaacaaaattcaaattCTGACAAGTGAggtggaagaagaagaggagaaagttAAAGAGGTAATTGTTTAATAATATATTGCTAGACTCGGTGTAATTTTTAATGCTTACATTTTACCAAGACAGCTTTTCTGTGTAATAAGTTCAGAGATATTAGTCTTTTTAAAGAACCTATagctttctttttctactttagaTGTTTCAAATAGATAGCAGTGGTGTACTCTCCCTTCCAGAACTTTCTCAGAAGAGTCTCAAAGCACCCATACTTCAGGTAACAATTTACTATATTAACTGTATCACCAGTTattaatttgatatttaaaagcattatatatcctgtttctttaaaaaacaacaacaaatggaaTTCAtggtatacatatacacacaattaTTTCTTATTTGACACTATAGTTTGAACATCTTTCTTTGTCAGTCTATGTAGTTGTCTCTCGTCCTTTTTAATaactgtataatattccattgtatggatgtaccataatATAAGTTGTGAGGTACTGATGACAATAAGTAAGTTTTATCTGCCAGGATGTTATCCAGCATCTAGAAGcattcaggaatctggagaaggggatGTGTGtgaattaataaagagactagaaatataaatttggaaggcattttgggaaGCCAGAGGAGACCTAGCTTTAGTAACCAAGGTCTCTGCATCTCTGGACCCCTTGTTCTTTATTATCACAAattgccctaaagcaaagcagCTATACATATCAAAAGGTAAGGTTTGTtatacagtaggcattgtcaggttGGGGGGAACTGCCCTCGACTGTCCCAGTagcaggcaataacatgtagattttcaggtttggggaaatgccctcagctgtctggcagcaggcagactTTTCAGGTTTGAAGAAATGCTTTTAGCTATTCCAGCAGCCGGTAATATGTAgatattcagccctgctgaataagccccaagttccatcaaccttttgatgaactttttgcatttatgacctgctggaattagcttccagCATTTATCATTACAGATAATGCTGAGTATACccttgtacatatatttttacgCATCTGTGTGGTCATATAACTGTAGAATAGATTTAGGGAAGTAAATTGCTTTTGCTTATGCTTCTAACAATGACCTATAACTCTTCATAAATCATATTATGTCTtatgtgtagtaggctatacaCTGCTAACTTGTCTTTCTTCAAAGGACCTTAGTAGATATTATAGTGTAAATGTTTATAGTGGTAGAGAGTctttatattttctcaaaaagTATTTTGAACTTTTCCTATTTACAATTCACCTAGGTGTAAGGAGcaaaatgggcagaggaaaaACAGAATAATATAGATTTGAGAGAAGAACAGAATGAGTTGATGGTTTTTGAAGTTGAGTGATGGGAACATGAGATTTATTATACATTCTCTAAATaatgtacatttatatttttcataataagattaaaaaacaattatatgcgtgaaggtggtcaaaaggtacaaacttccagttgtaaaataaataagtcacgaGGATGTAATATACAGTATAGTaattagtcaataatattatattgtgtttttgaaagttgctaagagtaaaTCTTAGAAGTTCTCATCACATAAAAAATTGtaactgtgtggtgatggatgttaactagattcATTGCacagtatatacaaatattgaaacATTATGTTATCCACCTAAAActaatatgttatatgtcaattatatttcaataaacatttttacacTAATTACACATTGTACCCACAGGAAGAAATTTTGGCACAAATTCCAAACCAGAATGCTCTTCTGAAGGACTTTGATGTTCTCCATAATTCGTCTCAGACAAAAAACATGCTAACTTTCATCGAAGAAGCCTATAAGAGACTGGATGCCTCTTGAAGAATGTTTTTAAGTTATTCCACATtaatttataatgtttataaGTTGTAAAACTGTTAACCTGATGATATTTCAGAGGCTAAGGCTTCTTTAAGGTTTATTGTTTCCTAATATGGAGCTTAAAATGAGCCTCTGTAGATCTACCATTAGCATCTAGTGTAGTCCTGAAAACTGGTTTTAGCAGTTACCGCATCCAGGAGCTCACATTTTTGTTCCAGTTATTTACCTGACACTGTAAAATAAGAACAGTCACAGTCCACTGATTTATAGGCTAGATAAAGCTCATTTATTGATTAGTGCAGAGGAAATTTGATACTGTgacttaatatatatatgtgtaaagTGTTTAAAGTACCTAGTTCATAAAAACATGtttgctttcattattattcTTTAGCTGATGACTTACATTTTCTGCCTGGTCATCTGGAACTTGAGAAATCTCCAAATGCCTTTACTTTTTTACATAACTCTCTAGACTTTGCGGTATAATTAAGATTCTTCATGTGTCTTTAACTTTGGAGGTAGAACGAACATTTCTTTGGTTGGTTTAGTGTATAGATGTTGCATACTTATTTCCCCTTACCATCAAATCATACTTtgatttcataaaattattaaaatgaaacataaacAGATTTACCCccttaaaacaaaaaccaaagtgAATTTTCTTTCCTCATTGTGATTAtagtatgtatatacatgtaaataaatgatcagtaaaacattaaaatttatttttattgtctgggTTGCTTTAATCTATTTGTAagtaaaataactgaaatttaattatttttctgtctcacCTAGAATACTTTGTCAGTTAATGTACAAAGTGCCACAATTCCGTTAATATCCTCCATGCAAAGACCACCAGGAACAAACTCGGTGTAATGCTCACTGCTGTGAGGGAGGCCACACGCCAC
Coding sequences within it:
- the CENPQ gene encoding centromere protein Q isoform X1, giving the protein MSSKANASKKRSQQLKRNPKRKIDDKEVELSEKEVKNTVKKNKNHPKHLSSKGQTEQTSLKQVKIASSRRKTWQPLSESSRKHLQTLMETVIIAILSNKSRENEQIQYHLNCLKKRLLQMFETLKVPPPKLKDLTNMSSLLKMERARHRANEEGLASLQEEIDKIVETTEAVTGDIQSLKNKIQILTSEVEEEEEKVKEMFQIDSSGVLSLPELSQKSLKAPILQEEILAQIPNQNALLKDFDVLHNSSQTKNMLTFIEEAYKRLDAS
- the CENPQ gene encoding centromere protein Q isoform X2 produces the protein MSSKANASKKRSQQLKRNPKRKIDDKEVELSEKEVKNTVKKNKNHPKHLSSKGQTEQTSLKQVKIASSRRKTWQPLSESSRKHLQTLMETVIIAILSNKSRENEQIQYHLNCLKKRLLQMFETLKVPPPKLKDLTNMSSLLKMERARHRANEEGLASLQEEIDKIVETTEAVTGDIQSLKNKIQILTSEVEEEEEKVKEEEILAQIPNQNALLKDFDVLHNSSQTKNMLTFIEEAYKRLDAS